The genomic region ACTTCACTTTTATTCTGTTGACAATAATTAATATCAATCCAAGAATGAGTTTCTGTCAAAGCCCGTTTATGATTTTCTTATGAAATCTTCACGAAATCTGAATGTTCAATTTAAATTCCgtcataaattttttattcaaaatatcaTGAGACTTGGTAGGTGAAAGGGTAGTTTACTCTCCTTCCTAGTCTGATGGTAACTGTGGTCTTGCGAATCAAATAGAACCTACTTCTATGCAGATTGGTTAATAGGTGTTAGTATTTTAGACATTTTATGTTGGAAAGTAGACAAGGGAATAGGTTTACTTGTTCAATTTGGTTTGTATTTTGTATTCTATAAACACCTCCATATGGAGAAGATTTTTGAGGTGTGTGGAATTCTAAAATACTTTGTTTAACTTGGCATCAGAGCCAAATTCGGTCCTTGATTGAACCCTATTGTGCTTGCTTCCCTGTGGGTGTGCGAAGCTAAATATCTTTGTGTACCCACAGGCCATACACCTGCCGATGATTATGTTGTTGATGAAGTTCACGCACAAGTACCTGGATGTCATATGCATGATGATGTGATAAGATGATGCTTCCACTACTTTGTCCTTCCTGTGTTTTGTGTTGCCTTACCTTGCCTTACTTTGCCTTAATTGATTTTGTCTTGCCTATGCCTTACTTTGCCCTTGACTTTACTTTTGCCTTGCCTTGCTTTGCCCTTGCCTTTGCCAGAATTTAACTTGCCTTCCCTTGCCTTAATTGGTCTTTGTCTTGCCTTGCCTTGTCTTGCCTTTTCCTTGTCTTGCcctaaaattagggttttatcaTGCCTTTGTCATGTTGATTCTGGACATGGAAATCTCGTTCTCTTAGTGACAGGGACTGAAGAGAAGATTGGTTTGAATGAAGCTGATGACGACTGTTGTCTACATGCTGCTGAagactttgtttttcttctgcAAACTCGTTCCTTCTCTACCATCCTTCCGAGTTCAATTATGTCTGTGTTTCATctttcatttggtttggttATCTTTGAAGTTTTTGCCTTCCTTCTCTACCATCTTTCCGAGTTCAACCATgtgttttatcttttatttggtTTGGTTATCTTTATTACCTGGGTACTCCACCATCTTTCTGAGTtcaattatgtttatgttcctTTTTTGTTGGTTTATTTATCTTTATTACCTGGGTTAGGCttcatttgattttaaaatatgaTATATATGACCACAACATAAATCTAtagttatttttgtttatcaattttgcagATTTAAACATTCAGGAATTTGTTATGCATAGTGTGCTTAGCTTTATTGGGTCAATAGATGTAAGGTACATCCTCAAGCACCCATTTGTTCCTTATCACTGAGATTATGTTGTGTTTTTTCTAATTATGTATCATCTTTGTCACCAGTCCTGATACGTACCTCCTTCATTTGGAGCTGCTTAACTTCATACTGGTTGCGATGTCAACTCAGCTTCTTGCTGGGCCGTCTCCAGGACCGGAAGATGTGAACCCATTTATCGATGCAGCAATGTCTCAGGTTACTTGATGAAACTCTTGGGTTGTGTTTCATCCAAATATTCCGCTGTTTCAATTATCTTACACCACTTCTGCAATGCTCAGGAAAGTTCTTTGGTTCTCTTGGTTGTCCGTAGACTGCTCCTCAGTTACATTACGGGACCTTCCATATCCCTAAATAGTGCATCTTATTCTGTATATTCTGAAGGAAGTCAGCCCGGTGTTTTACAAAGAGTTGGTTCTGCAGCTGGTATGGCGGTATCCTTGATGCATTATTAAAACTTATTGTTTGCTTATGGAAAGATAGTTTACCTGGGCAGTAGTGAAACGTCAATTTCTCAGGGAGTTGTTGACCTCAATTTTTGATATGCAGCAAATTTCATGTTATTGCCATTCAACTTTCTTGTCAGTTCAAGAGGTGAAGGCTCAAGAAGTCTGTTGGCAGACAGCAGTCTCCACGTGCTACTTATTCTCATTCATTATCGTAAATGTGTTGTGGGCAATGAACCAATTACAGATAAAAGTAATGATATAACTGCTTCAGACTCCCTTTTGAAAGGGAGTACACATTTTTCTGACAACCCTTACTGCAAGGTGTTGGAACATGCAACAGATGTTGAATGTGAGATACTTTCTTGTCTGTCTCTTTACGTAATCTTATTTCGAAGGTATATTCACATAACTTGAGTAGATATGTTCCTTGCTTGCAGTTGATCGAGCAGATACTGAGGGTAATGCACATATTGGTCCAGTTTTGAGGTTACCTTTTGCCTCTCTGTTTGATGCTTTTGGGATGTGAGTGGCTCTCTttccttttattcttttatttttagattAGATTTACTATTTATCAAGTATAGGCTAACTCTTTGTCTGCATCATTATGTAGACAATAAGATTGTTGACACCAAATTAGGGTTTAATAAGATCTTACTGGTGTGGGAGAGGAAAAATGTTTTGTTATAGACCATCTCCAAGGGAGATGTCAAAAATACCACGTAGACATATACCAGTGAGTACCATTTACTCCAACCGCGGTAAAATGAATGTCGTTTTGTAATTTGTATACAGTTGACAAATTAGTTCAACGTGGTATTCATGTGCATGgctcttttatctttttcttttggttgtaCATAACTTTTATATCTTTGATTCCTACATAATCGGTGAATTACCTATTTATCAATAGGTTGTTGCCTAGAGTCAAATGCCTCTGTGGTTTCATCTTGATTTACATGGGTGCGATATGTTATCCTTGTTCAACCTCCAAGTTGCAATTCAAGAGCGAAAATAGAAATCTCTAATTCTTAATTCAAACAGATATAATCTCTATTCCTTATTTCAACCTTGCTCCACGTTTGTTTcccgtttttgttttttgagtaTCACCAAACAGTTTTGTTGTGTTTTCTGCAGGTACTTGGCTGATGAGGCTGCTGCTCTTTTACTTTACTCTTTGTTGCAAGGGAATGCCGCTTTTCTGGAGTATGTCTTGGTGCGAACTGATTTAGATACACTGGTATGGAACAGAAGCTTATCATGTCATGAAAAAATGTTATTAAGATGCATATTGTTTTTCTGCCTTATTATGTGCTCAAGTATTAGTCTTTGGCTATATTTCATAGGTAGTGATTTACCaattttgtgtttcatgttaTTTTGGACTAGTCATTTCTGTTTGCTTCTACATTGATATGAAAACTTGATGCtaatatgttttatgaaataaaCAGTTGATGCCTATTCTTGAAGCTTTGTACAATGCTCCAAAGAGGACACCTAATCAAATCTACATGTTGCTGATTATTCTTCTCATACTTAGTCAGGATTCTTCTTTTAATGCCAGCATTCACAAATTGGTAAGGATCACCTGCGGTAGCCAGCACAAAATTTTTATACATAAGGCTCCTATTAATGTATTTATCACGTCAACAGATAGTTCCTAGTGTGCCATGGTATAAAGAACGTCTCCTCCATCAGACATCTCTTGGTTCCTTAATGGTCATCACTCTGATACGGACAGTGCAGTATAACCTATCTAAGTTGCGGGTATCCATCTTTCCATTTTCACTGTGaactttcattaattttcttgcGAGTGTTATTGTCAGATTGCTTATATGACTTGATATTTATGTCAATTGGATGTAAAACCTCGAGATTAAGCTTTTAAATACTTTAACAAAGTCATGACAATAGTTTTTGGGTGGTATGTTCATGTGCAGCATTTCTTTGAAGATTTGTAACTTACCTAATTATCATGTCTGGTTTGTTAAATTGTTATAGGATGTTTATCTCCATACAACGTGTCTGGCAACTTTGGCGAACATGGCACCTCACGTCCACCGTTTGAGTGCATATGCATCCCAGAGATTGGTCAGCCTTTTTGATATGCTCTCTCGAAAGTATGCCCTTTTATGTCTGGTGTTTTCCATGagctttatatttttcatttctgtttgttttgtggtttacaATGTTATCATACACTTCTGGCATGGGTTTTTGTtaacatatttaaaaatatttctctGTGTAACATTTGATTTAGGTATAACAAATTAGCAGAAATGCGAGATAAGCAGATGCGATTAGCCAAAGGCAACCCATTTGAAGGAAATGGACTTGCAGATGATACAGTAATGACAGAATTCCTTAACTTGTCATTGTCACCCTTTCACGTTCTTTTGTCGACTCAGCTAAAATTTTTCCATTTGCAGTCAACGGAGATGCATATATATACCGACTTCTTGAGACTAGTCCTTGAAATATTAAATGCAATTTTGACTTATGCCCTGCCACGAAATCCTGAGGTACTATCATGTACACTAGCAGGGGTCTGTGTGTGTAGTGTTATATTGTTCACACAAAATTATTAATGCTATCACATTGTAAAGTTTTATGTTTTCCGTATACCTCACTGTATGCAATGGACAGGTTGTATATGCAATAATGCACAGGCAGGAGGTTTTTCAGCCTTTCAGGAATCATCCACGCTTCAGCGAGCTGCTTGAAAACATCTACACTGTATGTTACAGAACTTGTAGCATATcctgtttttatataaatgggcAAGTTTTGGCAAATACTTGGACCATTTTTTCTTAGTGTATTTGAATTGTATTGTTTGTTTGGCTTTGTAGGTATTAGATTTTTTCAATAGTCGCATGGATGCCCAGAGAACGGATGGTGAATGGTCAGTAGAGAAAGTACTCCAAGTCATAATAATGAATTGCAGATCATGGCGGGGTGAAGGGATGAaggtgaaaaaagaaaagaaatgaaaagaatgAATTCTCATTTGGCCTGAGAGCGCAGTTGCTACCTGGAGATTGTTTATAATGTCATGAAAATCTTGTTTTCTCAGATGTTTACTCAGTTGCGGTTCACATATGAACAAGAGAGTCATCCAGAGGAGTTCTTTATTCCGTACCTGTGGCAGCTAGTTCTATCCCGCTGGTAAACTGTCTTCTCTCCTTATAGaggggaaaaaaataaaaagcaacaaTGTGCTCATtccccacacccccccccccctcccccacgTCCTTATTTGAAATAGGTTATATATTAGTCAATTTTGCACAGTGCAGAACTTCCCGTGTTAATATTGAACATGTTGGATGTTCATCGATTTAATTATGAATCTTATTATCCATTTTGCATCCCTTGCGGGTTGAGTGCAGTTGCGATTAGGTGCTGTCTTTGGGTCATCTTTTTAACTGACATCTGTTTTCTTTCGTGTGTTTTCAGCACACTCAATTTCAATCCTCGATCCATAAATTTGTTTCCAGTTGATCCGCCTTCCGAAGTATGTACATATCTGCAAGCATCATATGCTGGCAAAGGCATATATGCGTATACTTTCATGAAATTTGATTTGCATAGTCCCGTCTTTAGTTGATTTAGTCTCTTAATATTCTCTCCGTCAGCATGTTTGATTATTGTACTAGTAACAATTATTTGGTGTTGTGCAGAAACAGAGTGACTATGAACTGGAGTCCAACGATTACGTAAATGGGGAGTCGGCCAAGCAAGCAGTCTTTCTTGATCCGTAAATGCAACACTTAAAAGATGCCGCAAGACGAGACATTGAGGTTTGTCAGTGGATGTGTAAATACGTGAAATGGTAGCAAAGATGTATTCTTGTCATTCTTTTCTGTGTAAATGTTTGCAACGCTACGCAAGTAGGTCTTTCACGAAAATGTATTCCAAAATCCAAATCTCCATTGTAATGGTGAATAAAGAGAAGATGCTCATTTTCTACCGATAAGTTGTCTCCTTTTGTCATATTTGTACCGATAAGTTGTCTCCTTTTGTCTCCTTTTGTCATATGTGCACCGAGAACATGTTACCGTTAATCTGTCCGTTGCTATTTGCAGTTCAATTATTCTGTCTAAATAAAGTTGAGGACCAATCTGACATACGCTATTTTTCTATCTCATCGTAAGCTTCATACTTGCTAGTGTTCTAAAACGCGGGCTAGACGGCCGCCTAGGCACTGGACGGCGGGCTTCCGCCGCAATTATTATGAAATCGTTCAACAAATCGGAAGGGCTATTAATCTGTATCTAGGCGGCCGCTGGGTGGGCAACGCAGCATCTTGGTTttgtaaccaaaaaaaaaaaaaaaaaaaaaaaaagacactcATTTGTACTGACGACAAGAGAGTGATTTGttgaggaaggagagagaggtatgcaattttgttgttgaaagaagagagagggagcTGTCTGGAACTTCTTGAAACCATCGCCATCGGGGATCACCACTACATTGACCTACACAATTCAGTTGAtttttgggttgggttggtCGGGATCTGCAGTttgatgaagatgaaggcttgTTTGGTCGATGACAGGACGACACCGCAAGGAGAGGGTAAATGGGCAAGGCTTGCTTAAACCAAGGGAGAAGcgaagagaagggatggagacTTTGGAATTGACGccataaacaaaaataagatgAGAGTAATTGGGTTTCGGTGTTAGAATTAGAAATCATTCAATGAATAAAGAAAATTACTTCTTAATAAATAATGGATGGAGAAATGAGaatatattataaattaaacaaaatatctAGGAGTTGGTTGTCAAATCTTTTATCATCTTTAGGTTAGGGTTTTCTTTGTAAATAACTAAACATACAAGGTCTTTTTGGATGTATATACTTTGTGTATTCTCCATGtaagtatagttttttttttaggtgtaaatagacacttatttacaagatatataataaatttatataaatcCGCTTAGGCCGCCTAGGCAGCCAACTAGGCCCCACCTAGGCACCTAAGCGCTAAGCCCCTGtccgccgcccgactagcgcctagcgttttttagaaccttactTGCTACAATTTCATCTTTCAATATTACAATGAGCAAGAGCAGGAGCATGGTTATGCAGATGCTACTAGATGATTCGGACGATGAATGCGATGAACAAATAAATGTGGCAGCGGTTGCTGCAGGGATGGCATTGTTGGTGGCCCATGCTAACAAACGCTTGAAATATGGTGGTTCGGTTGCAGGTGGTGATCGTGACGGACAAAAAGGGCAAGCCATTTCCGCAAAGGCCAAGGATGACAGCAAGAGGCTTCCTTCTGCGTCGGGCAAGtttggagaaaaaattgagagaaTTATGGCGAGGGGTTTCAGGTCGGATTCAAGCTCTTCCGCGACTATGCGAAGTTAGTAGCACCAACGGCTGCCAATTGGGATGATGTTACCCTTGCCATGGCATTGCAGAAACTatgaatttgaatcatgctGTTATTTGTTCTTAGTTTCAATGTTTGTTGTAGTCGttaagtttcaatgaaatgacAATAATTTTCCCTAATTTACTGCtcgtttagtattttttttggaTTCAATTTCTTCGTTTTTTAAAACTAATGAGTACTAGTTACGTTCATTGTTTTAAGAACTAGAGataattttcaaattgaatACCAAACAACTCCTAAGCTTCTTTCCAATTACATTGGAGATACTTTTACAAGACCTAATCAAACAAGAGTCCCACCCTTGACATACTCAGTGAAGGCCAAGGCAACCAAACCTAACATGGCCAACCTTCCGTTCCAGATTTGGACTCCACGCTGACTCCTTTGAAAAGAGGAATCACGGATGCAACTGAGAGCAAAATACTAGTTCCAAGGAACAACATAAACTACCGAGCTAGCTAGAAGCGATTGCATGGAAGCTGATGCTGCCATTATAATTTGCAGTATACAGTGTAATTGTTAAGCACTAATGCAAGCAATTCAGATTCAAGAAGGAAACTAGTGCTTTGTTGAAGATGCTTGTTCTTGATCGATGTTATCAGAGTTGAGCCTTGTGTAGGGTTTTATAGTGCAGCGGCCAAAAGAATGGGAAACAAATGGGCGGTGGATATTTTGGCAACATTGTGACACCCGTTCTCTTGTCCACACTCGGTGGTCTAAGGGACGATGTGCTAGGCAGTGATTTATGAGGTCACATTGTTCAAATGTTTCAACTAGAGGGACGACATTTGTATTGTAACTGCTCATGAGTTATGACTAGCCTCGCCGAAAGAGGGGTTTGTAGAAAGAAATTAATGTGTTATTGACACACAATGTTACTGTAGTGATATATCTTTGTGAAACAAGTCTATTCCTCTCTCGCAGTCATTACTTGCATTTGTTTGATAGCTTGGAGAGTTTTGTGGGCATTTGTTGTTGTCTTTGTCCACATACATGCATGGTGGTTTAAGAGACGTGGCTCCCCAAACACAgcacaaagaacaagtcataaATCTTATCACAATAATTTTTCAAGGTTTAACTTCTCTAATATTTTCAGTAATGCAGCTAGATTATTGCATGCCCACCACAAAGAAATTCTAATTAGCACTATTGCATGCCCAACACAAAGAAATTCTAATTAGCACAAAGTTGAGCTTTATATTGCTGTGTTAtgattgtatatatatgtgtctATTTTGGCACTTTGTTCTATATAtcagattaattaatatgtttcaaaaaaattatggcAGTTGAGTGAAAATCGAAGCATAATTTTCATCAGCTTCCTTGTTATGTAGGTTTTGTTACAAGTGGTTTTGATTCGTTGTTCATATAGCTGTTTAAGGTCCCTCTTGACATATGtaattttgcttttcttttaatAAGTTTACCTCATAGTCTCTTCACATGATAGCAATATTGGAATGAGATTGATTGTGTGATTTTTTACtagaacaaattaaaaattaaagcatCAATCATtgataaataagaaaaagatgattttattttattttttaatgatgaGAAGAGGATAGTCCAGAATACATCTTTACAAATAGAGCTTACTAGAAAATACACCCGCGCGTTGATATGTGAACTGAACGCATTAGGCATAACTTTATGAATAAAACACATTTAACCTCAATAAATTCAAGATAATCAACAGAGGAACACATGAGTGAATGAGGTTGATAAGATAAGCAGCTTGtcttttatatacattcaactgAACTGACATGTAAAGATTCAAAACCCAAAACTGCATAATTCATCATAAAATTCACATAATCGATTCGAGTGCTTCCATTGAACTCTAAGAGATCAGAACATCTTTTCAGCAATCGGGATAAAAATAAGTTCAAAATACAAACACATTTGCAATGAACGAAGACGAAACAACTGTAAGATCGAAAGCAAAAATGAAATTGATCAATTcctttttaggaaaactaatgaaaattgtttgaaaactttaagttttaatgataaggacaaagtaaaggataaagtaaatagtaccaggattgacttt from Pyrus communis chromosome 4, drPyrComm1.1, whole genome shotgun sequence harbors:
- the LOC137731381 gene encoding uncharacterized protein; protein product: MGAVPSTPRWGSRSSFTARPLDTAEYLITTFIGDESFPISSDFWNKLLELPLNLQWQPDRVHQACQTLAQNNYHTRHLAKILIHMAWCLQESISTSSSARSLVYMKAVNAVYISSIFLKYFIENAKDEKIEELHLSLDESEPMPTDISKDLNIQEFVMHSVLSFIGSIDVSPDTYLLHLELLNFILVAMSTQLLAGPSPGPEDVNPFIDAAMSQESSLVLLVVRRLLLSYITGPSISLNSASYSVYSEGSQPGVLQRVGSAAANFMLLPFNFLVSSRGEGSRSLLADSSLHVLLILIHYRKCVVGNEPITDKSNDITASDSLLKGSTHFSDNPYCKVLEHATDVEFDRADTEGNAHIGPVLRLPFASLFDAFGMYLADEAAALLLYSLLQGNAAFLEYVLVRTDLDTLLMPILEALYNAPKRTPNQIYMLLIILLILSQDSSFNASIHKLIVPSVPWYKERLLHQTSLGSLMVITLIRTVQYNLSKLRDVYLHTTCLATLANMAPHVHRLSAYASQRLVSLFDMLSRKYNKLAEMRDKQMRLAKGNPFEGNGLADDTSTEMHIYTDFLRLVLEILNAILTYALPRNPEVVYAIMHRQEVFQPFRNHPRFSELLENIYTVLDFFNSRMDAQRTDGEWSVEKVLQVIIMNCRSWRGEGMKMFTQLRFTYEQESHPEEFFIPYLWQLVLSRCTLNFNPRSINLFPVDPPSEKQSDYELESNDYVNGESAKQAVFLDP